Proteins encoded within one genomic window of Fragaria vesca subsp. vesca linkage group LG1, FraVesHawaii_1.0, whole genome shotgun sequence:
- the LOC101301338 gene encoding uncharacterized protein LOC101301338 translates to MLTSNAMFQDQTSNCWSYGSINHPASQSRKMSIGVVVDSIAKKKSGCAKEREVVVPNAETENANLANTIEGKFNGEEVTAAKTTKETKTPEQVGSPWISTRPFHKDIPTSDAALHAKQANNLSSVGKRQYRLDGARNTPLKYSVENSANKTSILQFGDDTHKQFSGVTYRKRELNNGKVEEVKDITFATAQEVITPDKEVLVDKTDAQENTRTETLRMKLWNILGAAASPNDQHTKSQELEVGDDNLNPQPQFDQMADVVKLKKNSDEPEDKYMEKGDAFIKPTQNSDTIETDSESPENSVRRPVTRSLIPKRARAKVGKTTAKPAPSSGYKRKQRDNVFSFEQECFETLQDSAGKSSKFQKKRENTGFRKEIHEVCFPEKDNSTKIQQAINRRGKRPPAKKACPGGTKVGDFHGYLPDNLEPEKTITEKEIRFQKKKENTGFRTETHEVCLPEKDNPTKIQQAINKRGKRPSAKKACSGDTKMADFQSSLPDNEKEFPEQEKTTPEKEIYHSPIKSKKFGDSDKSESRNQRQDSENPSFKDAVNPEDNFLSPTFGIRRSVSSYSPSSIPKSDQRADCSSPAPMERRFVIGDIHRFRTSSTSKQDFSENAQTQSSDAAEEIRDSPMKTTPDMENNDAESGLSLSSSEERDLETFEEGIGEDKCMEEPSEPIEVDGLARAVELFALGLAKLKTKMKTATTRKSSEILASVAAEVQLQLQNVESQIQMDMGKLTNLSKLKRKKLETRFEEQQGQLKVICDKFKEQVNQHLQDCGSTIEGLEVYQTEFKGTVEKQKASHRKLVSQVEEAIENQLNDAQKRIKVMNETRRGQMLQLKRQLASCLREGILS, encoded by the exons AAATGCAGAAACAGAAAATGCTAACTTAGCGAATACCATAGAGGGTAAGTTCAACGGGGAAGAAGTTACAGCTGCCAAAACAACAAAAGAAACTAAAACTCCAGAGCAGGTGGGTTCCCCATGGATCAGTACTAGACCCTTTCACAAAGACATACCGACTTCAGATGCTGCTCTTCATGCAAAACAAGCCAATAATTTATCATCTGTTGGTAAGAGGCAGTACAGACTTGACGGAGCAAGGAACACACCACTTAAATATTCAGTTGAGAATTCCGCAAACAAGACCTCAATTTTACAGTTTGGTGATGACACACATAAGCAGTTTAGTGGAGTTACCTACAGAAAGAGGGAACTGAATAATGGGAAAGTGGAGGAAGTTAAGGATATCACATTTGCAACTGCGCAGGAAGTTATTACACCGGATAAGGAGGTGCTAGTGGACAAAACAGATGCACAAGAAAACACAAGAACTGAAACTCTCAGAATGAAGCTTTGGAATATATTGGGAGCTGCTGCTTCACCTAATGATCAGCACACCAAATCTCAGGAGCTTGAGGTTGGTGATGATAATTTAAATCCTCAACCACAATTTGATCAAATGGCTGATGTCGTCAAGCTAAAAAAGAATTCTGATGAACCAGAGGACAAGTACATGGAAAAGGGTGATGCATTTATTAAACCTACGCAAAATTCAGATACTATAGAAACAGACTCTGAAAGTCCTGAGAACTCTGTCAGGAGACCTGTCACTCGATCTTTGATTCCAAAGAGAGCCCGAGCCAAAGTAGGGAAGACAACTGCAAAGCCTGCCCCATCTTCTGGTTACAAACGGAAACAGCGAGATAATGTATTTTCTTTTGAACAAGAATGCTTTGAGACACTACAAGATTCTGCTGGAAAATCCTCAAAGTTTCAGAAGAAGAGAGAGAATACAGGTTTCAGAAAAGAGATTCATGAGGTCTGCTTTCCTGAAAAGGATAATTCAACTAAGATTCAGCAAGCCATTAATAGGAGAGGAAAACGACCACCTGCTAAGAAAGCTTGCCCTGGAGGTACTAAAGTAGGAGATTTTCATGGTTATCTACCTGACAATCTTGAACCAGAGAAAACTATCACAGAGAAAGAAATCAGGTTTCAGAAGAAGAAAGAGAATACAGGTTTCAGAACTGAGACTCATGAGGTCTGCCTTCCTGAAAAGGATAATCCAACAAAGATTCAGCAAGCCATTAATAAGAGGGGAAAACGACCATCTGCTAAGAAAGCTTGTTCTGGAGATACCAAAATGGCAGATTTTCAAAGTTCTCTACCTGACAATGAAAAGGAGTTTCCTGAACAGGAGAAGACTACCCCAGAGAAAGAAATTTACCACTCACCAATCAAAAGCAAGAAATTTGGGGATAGTGACAAATCAGAGAGTAGGAACCAACGACAAGATAGTGAAAATCCAAGCTTCAAGGATGCTGTAAATCCAGAAGATAATTTTCTAAGTCCAACTTTTGGAATTAGAAGATCTGTGTCAAGTTATTCTCCCAGCTCAATCCCAAAATCTGACCAAAGGGCAGATTGTAGTAGTCCTGCACCAATGGAGAGGCGATTTGTTATTGGAGATATTCACCGCTTCAGAACTTCCTCGACTTCAAAACAAGATTTTTCTGAAAATGCTCAAACACAGTCTTCT GATGCCGCTGAGGAGATCAGGGATTCCCCGATGAAAACAACACCTGACATGGAGAACAATGATGCAGAATCTGGCCTATCTTTATCATCATCAGAAGAGAGGGACTTGGAGACTTTTGAAGAAG GGATTGGAGAAGATAAGTGCATGGAGGAACCTTCAGAGCCTATTGAAGTGGATGGATTGGCTAG GGCTGTTGAACTATTTGCTTTGGGACTAGCAAAACTAAAAACCAAAATGAAGACAGCAACTACAAGGAAATCATCTGAAATCCTGGCATCTGTTGCTGCGGAGGTTCAGTTGCAGCTGCAGAATGTAGAGTCTCAGATTCAAATGGACAT GGGAAAGCTTACAAACCTTAGCAAATTAAAGAGAAAAAAGCTGGAAACAAGGTTTGAAG AGCAACAAGGACAACTGAAAGTCATTTGTGACAAGTTCAAGGAACAGGTCAATCAGCATCTTCAGGATTGCGGAAGTACAATTGAAGGTCTGGAAGTGTACCAGACAGAGTTCAAGGGAACTGTGGAAAAGCAAA AAGCATCACACCGAAAGCTTGTCTCACAAGTGGAAGAAGCAATTGAGAACCAACTGAACGATGCCCAAAAAAGAATCAAAGTCATGAACGAG ACGAGACGTGGACAGATGCTCCAGTTAAAGCGCCAACTAGCTTCCTGTTTGAGAGAGGGAATCCTGAGTTGA